One stretch of Glycine soja cultivar W05 chromosome 7, ASM419377v2, whole genome shotgun sequence DNA includes these proteins:
- the LOC114418619 gene encoding AMSH-like ubiquitin thioesterase 1: protein MRSSSSDRNRINIAASAQKVDVDNRISLRFYYRIADNILRQADIFRAEKNIIDLYVMLLRFSSLVSETIPRHRDYRSSPPRQKESLKKKLLISLNELENLKPVVQQKINELNSKLAYQQNGQGKFSSNNSLDFSPVKKQTSASYGLIKAVRPTAGEFVYQGSRSQPFSYVRPVEEHARRLSLTLPPPKEETLSRHSILGPNGLKGQWRPPIIDKGIKYPSNIDLSPVELPSLQHSLEDESLKKKDNSIAEHHKSELDSILTQSEDCQPHPQPQPQHDQEPPSLISFETTETSAQIEVIRQPSPPPVLAEVQDLVPAVSPCVNEAGCKTEIPSSDSSVHVEAPMQLHISTALMESFMKLAKSNTKKNLETCGVLAGLLKNRKFYITALIIPKQESTSDSCQTTNEEEIFEVQDKRSLFPLGWIHTHPTQSCFMSSIDLHTHYSYQIMLPESVAIVMAPRDSSRNHGIFRLTAPGGMSVIKQCDQRGFHPHSQPPDGGPIYKTCTDVYMNPDLKFEVIDLR, encoded by the exons ATGAGGTCTTCTTCTTCGGACAGGAACAGGATCAACATCGCTGCCAGTGCTCAGAAAGTCGATGTCGATAACCGAATCTCTCTCCGATTCTACTACCGCATCGCCGATAACATCCTCCGACAG GCCGATATCTTTCGTGCAGAGAAGAATATTATTGACCTATATGTCATGCTTTTAAGATTTTCTAG tttggTGTCGGAGACAATACCACGTCACCGAGACTATAGATCATCTCCACCAAGGCAGAAAGAATCATTGAAAAAG AAATTGTTAATTTCTTTGAATGAACTGGAGAACTTGAAACCAGTGGTCCAACAGAAGATCAATGAGCTTAACAGCAAACTTGCATACCAACAAAATGGACAGGGAAAATTTAGTTCAAATAATTCACTGGATTTTTCTCCCGTGAAAAAGCAAACTTCGGCTAGTTATGGCCTAATAAAG GCTGTCAGGCCTACTGCTGGGGAGTTTGTTTACCAAGGATCAAGGAGCCAACCTTTCTCTTATGTCAGGCCTGTGGAAGAGCATGCACGAAGACT ATCTCTAACTCTTCCACCTCCAAAGGAAGAAACTCTCTCTAGACATTCTATCCTTGGTCCCAACGGGCTAAAAGGGCAGTGGAGACCACCTATCATTGATAAAGGG ATCAAGTATCCAAGCAACATAGATCTGTCTCCTGTTGAATTACCAAG CCTACAACATTCCTTGGAAGATGAATCTCTGAAAAAGAAGGATAACAGCATTGCAGAACACCATAAATCAGAGTTAGATTCAATTCTAACCCAAAGTGAGGACTGCCAGCCCCATCCCCAACCTCAGCCTCAGCATGATCAGGAGCCTCcttctcttatttcttttgaGACAACTGAAACCTCTGCTCAAATAGAAGTTATCAGACAACCTTCTCCTCCACCCGTACTTGCTGAAGTACAAGATTTGGTCCCTGCAGTGTCACCTTGTGTTAATGAGGCAGGATGTAAGACAGAGATTCCATCATCAGATAGTTCTGTTCATGTCGAGGCTCCAATGCAATTGCACATT TCAACTGCTTTAATGGAGAGTTTTATGAAGCTTGCCAagtcaaatacaaaaaaaaatttagagactTGTGGTGTCCTTGCTGGTTTGCTT aaaaacagaaaattttatattactgCCCTTATAATCCCAAAGCAGGAGTCAACATCAGATTCT TGTCAGACTACAAATGAAGAGGAAATATTTGAAGTGCAAGATAAACGGTCTCTTTTTCCCCTTGGGTGGATCCAT ACACATCCTACACAATCTTGTTTTATGTCATCAATTGATCTGCACACCCATTACTCCTATCAG ATTATGCTGCCAGAATCTGTTGCAATAGTTATGGCGCCAAGAGATAGTTCGAG AAACCATGGCATTTTTCGGTTGACAGCCCCTGGTGGAATGTCTGTGATTAAACAATGTGATCAACGTGGCTTTCATCCACATAGTCAGCCTCCAGATGGTGGTCCGATTTACAAGACATGTACAGATGTATACATGAACCCAGATTTAAAATTTGAGGTAATTGATCTTCGATGA
- the LOC114419802 gene encoding protein EARLY-RESPONSIVE TO DEHYDRATION 7, chloroplastic-like, which translates to MLHSIIPIVHPPRNLVSTLPLNYNDLAENIFPEDATVAGSPSAPPEATEKAVLRILAAILNLIDKDYSVELACDDFSDAIVVKVNYLHYFFSFCLPKGSNPDKEEEDMLSYGLTIMLNGQERLLKELDAAILEDCSCFSVRSISENVKKKEEAMDCFMAREVSSKDLESRKKMMDGRTHIIKPVLLITEV; encoded by the exons ATGCTCCACTCCATAATCCCAATCGTTCATCCTCCTCGCAACCTAGTCTCTACCCTTCCATTAAACTACAACGACCTCGCTGAAAACATATTCCCTGAGGATGCCACTGTCGCCGGATCCCCCTCTGCGCCACCAGAGGCCACCGAGAAAGCCGTCCTCCGAATCCTCGCCGCGATCCTCAACCTCATCGACAAGGACTATAGTGTCGAGCTCGCATGTGACGATTTCTCC GACGCCATCGTCGTGAAAGTCAACTATTTGCACTACTTCTTCTCCTTCTGCCTCCCCAAGGGTTCCAATCCCGACAAGGAGGAAGAAGATATGCTCAGCTACGGCTTAACGATCATGTTGAATGGGCAAGAGCGGTTACTAAAGGAACTAGACGCCGCGATTTTGGAGGACTGCAGTTGTTTCTCCGTGCGAAGTATTTCAGAGAATGTCAAGAAGAAAGAGGAGGCAATGGATTGTTTCATGGCGAGAGAGGTTTCGTCGAAGGATTTGGAGTCgaggaagaagatgatggaTGGACG GACTCACATAATCAAGCCAGTATTGCTCATAACGGAGGTATAG
- the LOC114417691 gene encoding transcription factor MYB62-like, whose amino-acid sequence MRLAMSTPSKSIICSSEDDYELRRGPWSVEEDYLLTHYIANHGEGRWNLLAIRSGLRRTGKSCRLRWLNYLKPNVKRGNLTSEEQLLIFELHSKWGNRWSKIAQQLPGRTDNEIKNYWRTRIQKQAIYAKFEDHRRAGFVEFVKGLQMTRCLHKSQESSPSAMSTQDQAIPLPFDGVTVPHYSSFGIGTTPTIQITCHGDLNHLNQHEQNSDSEHHNSSCISSSESANIPNMSQPFGYTTSQFQALDNCDFGMCLYDGYSIDNNSYDRDALNLTTTMVAGNLELPVFDCQTLETNRLNKEFASSTWSMDEL is encoded by the exons ATGAGACTAGCCATGTCTACTCCTTCCAAGAGCATAATCTGTTCAAGTGAAGATGATTATGAACTTAGAAGAGGGCCATGGAGTGTTGAAGAGGATTATCTTCTCACCCATTACATTGCCAATCATGGTGAAGGGAGATGGAATTTGCTTGCTATACGTTCAG GACTAAGGAGAACAGGTAAGAGTTGCAGATTGAGATGGCTCAATTATCTAAAGCCAAATGTTAAGAGAGGAAATTTAACCTCGGAAGAGcagcttttgatttttgaactaCACTCAAAGTGGGGCAACAG GTGGTCAAAAATTGCGCAACAGCTGCCAGGCAGAACAGACAATGAAATCAAGAACTATTGGAGAACAAGGATTCAGAAACAAGCAATATATGCGAAATTTGAGGATCACAGAAGAGCAGGATTTGTAGAATTTGTCAAGGGTCTACAGATGACAAGATGTCTTCATAAATCACAAGAATCATCTCCTTCGGCCATGTCAACCCAAGACCAAGCAATTCCTTTACCTTTTGATGGTGTTACTGTTCCTCATTATTCATCATTTGGGATTGGGACAACACCAACAATACAAATCACTTGCCATGGAGATCTCAATCATTTGAATCAGCATGAGCAGAACTCAGACTCTGAACACCACAATAGTTCATGCATTTCCTCTTCAGAATCAGCAAATATCCCAAATATGAGTCAGCCTTTTGGATACACTACTAGTCAATTTCAGGCCTTAGATAACTGTGACTTTGGCATGTGTTTATATGATGGCTATAGCATAGATAACAATTCCTATGACAGGGATGCCTTGAACCTGACAACCACAATGGTTGCTGGGAATCTGGAACTCCCAGTGTTTGATTGCCAAACATTAGAAACCAATAGGCTAAACAAGGAATTTGCAAGTAGCACATGGAGCATGGATGAATTATGA
- the LOC114418794 gene encoding uncharacterized protein LOC114418794: MCSETGPPRLSFSHDLSELQVLPMKQGVPCSDTLLHDSNSDFEFSTSTCLEFESSSADELFSNGVILPIQMQDKTTARKLTHHVKYPHTKLPPRPCASSVDKVKKETIRELLDVNPDHEKKPHSKSFWGFNRSKSLNCDTKKNLVCSIPLLSRSNSTGSVANPKRVSSNKHPSAAKSSSYSFSTLNMYPMQKSPSGKSYGGSYPKGLRINPVLNVPTPCVSKGSAHLFGLGSFLRVGKVKKSKK, encoded by the coding sequence ATGTGCTCAGAAACAGGTCCTCCCCGTCTCTCTTTCTCCCATGATCTCTCTGAACTACAAGTTTTACCAATGAAACAAGGTGTTCCTTGTAGTGACACACTGTTGCATGACTCAAATTCTGACTTTGAGTTCAGCACAAGCACCTGCCTTGAGTTCGAATCATCTTCAGCAGATGAACTCTTCTCTAATGGGGTGATCCTTCCAATTCAGATGCAAGACAAAACCACAGCTAGAAAACTCACTCATCATGTGAAATATCCTCACACAAAACTTCCTCCTCGTCCGTGTGCCTCAAGTGTTGACAAAGTGAAGAAAGAAACCATTAGAGAACTCCTAGATGTGAATCCTGATCATGAGAAGAAGCCTCATTCCAAATCCTTTTGGGGATTCAATAGAAGTAAAAGTCTCAATTGTGATACAAAGAAGAACTTGGTATGCTCTATACCTCTTTTGTCAAGAAGCAACTCAACAGGTTCAGTGGCAAATCCGAAGAGAGTGAGTTCAAACAAGCATCCATCAGCAGCTAAATCATCATCATATTCGTTTTCTACCTTAAATATGTATCCCATGCAAAAATCTCCTTCAGGTAAGAGTTATGGAGGGTCTTATCCCAAAGGCCTTAGGATTAATCCTGTCTTGAACGTACCAACACCTTGTGTTTCAAAGGGAAGTGCACATCTGTTTGGTTTGGGTTCATTTTTACGTGTTGGGAAGGTTAAGAAGAGCAAGAAATGA
- the LOC114418617 gene encoding 40S ribosomal protein S7-like, whose amino-acid sequence MYTSRKKIHKDKDAEPTEFEESVGQALFDLENTNNELKSDLKDLYINSAVQIDVSGNRKAVVIHVPYRLRKGFRKIHVRLVRELEKKFSGKDVILIATRRIVRPPKKGSAVQRPRTRTLTAVHEAMLEDIVLPAEIVGKRVRYKIDGSKIMKVFLDPKERNNTEYKLETFAAVYRKLSGKDVVFEYPTTEA is encoded by the exons ATGTACACATCGAGGAAGAAAATTCACAAGGATAAGGATGCTGAGCCAACTGAATTTGAGGAATCAGTTGGACAG GCATTGTTTGATCTAGAAAATACCAACAATGAGCTGAAAAGTGATCTGAAAGATTTATACATAAACTCAGCTGT CCAAATTGATGTTTCTGGCAACCGAAAGGCTGTGGTTATCCATGTCCCCTACAGACTAAGGAAAGGATTCCGGAAGATTCATGTCAGGCTTGTGAGAGAACTTGAGAAAAAGTTTAGTGGAAAA GATGTAATCTTGATTGCCACCAGGAGGATAGTAAGGCCACCAAAGAAAGGTTCTGCTGTTCAGCGCCCCCGCACCAGAACACTCACTGCTGTACATGAGGCAATGCTGGAAGATATTGTATTGCCTGCTGAGATTGTTGGAAAGCGTGTTAGGTATAAAATTGATGGTTCCAAGATTATGAAG GTCTTTTTGGACCCCAAGGAGCGAAACAATACCGAGTACAAGTTGGAGACTTTTGCTGCAGTATACAGGAAACTTTCAGGCAAAGATGTCGTGTTTGAGTATCCTACTACCGAGGCTTAG
- the LOC114418618 gene encoding putative receptor-like protein kinase At4g00960: MSFLRRLCPCLHKGGAAFHDGDDDDVDRNHPGDSFDLIFGLHTLQLATNFFSDINRLGHGGFGPVFRGLMPNGQEVAVKKLSLESRQGDREFTNEVRLLLRIQHKNLVTLLGCCAEGPEKMLVYEYLPNKSLDRFLFDKRRSSSLDWATRFRIVTGVARGLLYLHEEAPERIIHRDIKASNILLDEKLNPKISDFGLARLFPGEDTYMQTFRISGTHGYMAPEYALHGYLSVKTDVFSYGVLLLEIVSGRKNHDMQLGSEKADLLSYAWSLYQGRKIMDLIDPTLGRYNGDEAAMCIQLGLLCCQASIIERPDMNNVNLMLSSDSFTLPRPGKPGIQGRAGRWNTTSTSALTNTNASSATRVSGGSGSFVEDYSRNSISTSSFDEGR, translated from the exons ATGAGTTTCCTCCGCAGGTTGTGCCCCTGTTTGCACAAGGGCGGCGCAGCCTTCCACGACGGCGATGACGACGACGTAGATCGCAACCACCCCGGCGACTCCTTCGACCTAATCTTCGGCCTCCACACTCTCCAACTCGCCACCAACTTCTTCTCCGACATCAACCGGCTAGGTCATGGAGGCTTTGGTCCTGTTTTCAGG GGATTGATGCCAAATGGTCAAGAAGTGGCGGTTAAGAAGCTGTCATTGGAATCTAGGCAAGGAGATAGAGAATTCACCAATGAAGTCAGGCTATTACTCAGAATTCAGCACAAGAACTTGGTTACATTACTGGGTTGTTGTGCAGAAGGGCCTGAAAAGATGCTTGTATATGAGTATCTGCCTAACAAAAGCCTTGATCGCTTTCTGTTTG ATAAGAGAAGGTCTTCATCTTTGGACTGGGCAACGCGATTTAGAATAGTTACAGGTGTGGCAAGAGGACTTCTCTACCTGCATGAAGAGGCCCCGGAAAGAATTATTCACAGGGACATTAAAGCTAGTAACATATTGCTGGATGAGAAATTAAATCCGAAAATTTCGGACTTTGGTTTGGCAAGGTTGTTTCCTGGGGAGGACACTTATATGCAGACATTTAGGATTTCTGGTACACA TGGTTACATGGCCCCTGAATATGCATTGCATGGATATCTGTCTGTGAAGACAGATGTTTTCAGTTATGGAGTCCTGCTGTTGGAAATAGTTAGTGGGAGAAAAAACCATGATATGCAGCTTGGTTCAGAAAAGGCAGATCTCCTGAGCTAT GCGTGGTCGCTTTATCAAGGAAGGAAGATAATGGACTTAATTGACCCAACCCTTGGTAGATATAATGGTGATGAGGCAGCAATGTGCATTCAGCTAGGTTTGTTGTGCTGTCAAGCAAGCATAATTGAAAGACCTGACATGAATAATGTTAATCTCATGCTCTCAAGTGATTCCTTCACTTTGCCAAGACCAGGAAAACCAGGAATTCAAGGTCGTGCAGGACGTTGGAATACAACCTCAACTTCTGCTTTGACCAATACCAATGCTAGTAGTGCTACCAGGGTCTCAGGTGGTAGTGGTAGTTTTGTAGAGGATTATTCTAGAAATTCTATATCCACCTCTTCTTTTGATGAAGGAAGATGA